A window of the Gammaproteobacteria bacterium genome harbors these coding sequences:
- a CDS encoding chemotaxis protein CheA, whose protein sequence is MAVDLRRFHPTFFEESLEAVALMEQELLDVERALQRNAAAVVDAECLNRIFRAAHSIKGGSGTFGFQQVADFAHAMESLLDDARSGRRVLDFQSINLLLRSVDCLRTLLQAARAETPETPAGVDALRAELERAQALPDKPRAASTPVAADASSWVIRFYPHPGLFHTGNDPLRLLRAIADLGQSRTRTDLSRLPNWADLDPETCYLGWELVLQTPVPRAALDEVFAWVIGDCELELKPVLAASSVATLTKMDDMNMSSIRVATAKVDALVDMVGELVITQTMLSQVLEGFTLDALPQLRAGIAQLERHSRDLQDGVLGIRMLPIGFVFSRLPRLTRDISTSLGKQIELSMSGERTELDKTIIERISDPLIHLVRNSIDHGIESPDDRVRAGKSPVGTIQLDAYHKAGSVVVEIEDDGRGLDRTRILQKARQRGLVSADVQLEPAQIDELIFTPGFSTAEVINDVSGRGVGLDVVRNNIRSLGGGVEVSSVSGQGARFTIRLPLTLAIVDGMSLQVGSEVYILPLAWIAESLRIHPRQVTQPAGGPEILCVRDEYLPLLRLGRMFNVPPRTDNLGEGIVVIIEADGKRAGLFVDELLGQQQVVLKSLDKHCQRLEGISAATILGDGTVALILDAGSLVRRAHGAVNVVAASGPTVGRVSGASATLH, encoded by the coding sequence ATGGCCGTCGACTTGCGCCGATTCCACCCGACCTTCTTCGAGGAGAGTCTCGAAGCAGTGGCGCTGATGGAGCAGGAATTACTCGATGTCGAGCGGGCGTTACAGCGTAATGCCGCCGCCGTCGTCGATGCCGAATGCCTCAACCGTATTTTTCGCGCGGCCCATTCCATCAAAGGCGGCAGCGGTACCTTCGGGTTTCAGCAGGTAGCCGATTTCGCGCATGCGATGGAATCGCTGTTGGACGACGCACGTTCCGGCCGGCGAGTTCTCGATTTTCAATCGATCAACTTATTGCTGCGTTCGGTGGATTGCCTGCGGACGTTGCTGCAGGCGGCGCGCGCGGAGACACCGGAAACTCCGGCCGGTGTCGACGCGTTGCGCGCCGAACTCGAGCGGGCGCAGGCGTTACCGGACAAGCCGCGCGCCGCTTCGACGCCGGTGGCGGCCGACGCCAGTAGCTGGGTCATCCGCTTCTATCCGCATCCAGGACTGTTCCACACTGGTAACGATCCGTTGCGATTGTTGCGCGCCATCGCCGATCTTGGCCAGAGTCGCACGCGTACCGATTTGTCGCGCTTGCCGAATTGGGCCGATCTCGATCCGGAGACTTGTTACCTTGGTTGGGAATTGGTGTTGCAAACGCCGGTACCGCGGGCAGCGCTGGACGAGGTTTTCGCTTGGGTGATCGGCGATTGCGAGCTCGAACTCAAGCCGGTGCTCGCGGCATCGTCGGTCGCGACGTTGACGAAGATGGACGATATGAATATGTCGTCGATCCGTGTTGCCACCGCTAAGGTCGATGCATTGGTCGATATGGTCGGCGAGCTGGTAATTACGCAGACGATGCTGAGCCAGGTACTCGAAGGATTTACCCTCGATGCATTGCCGCAGCTGCGCGCCGGTATCGCCCAGCTCGAACGCCACAGTCGTGATCTGCAAGACGGTGTGCTCGGCATTCGCATGCTGCCGATCGGCTTCGTGTTCAGCCGGCTGCCGCGGTTGACGCGCGACATTTCTACCTCGTTGGGCAAGCAAATTGAACTATCGATGAGCGGCGAGCGCACCGAGCTCGATAAGACCATCATCGAGCGCATCAGCGATCCGTTGATTCATCTCGTGCGAAACAGCATCGATCACGGGATCGAGTCGCCGGACGATCGCGTACGTGCCGGCAAGTCGCCGGTCGGTACAATCCAGCTCGATGCGTATCACAAGGCCGGAAGCGTGGTGGTCGAGATCGAGGACGACGGTCGCGGTTTGGACCGTACGCGCATTCTGCAGAAGGCGCGTCAGCGCGGTTTGGTCAGCGCCGATGTTCAGCTCGAGCCAGCGCAGATCGACGAATTAATTTTTACCCCCGGTTTCTCCACGGCTGAGGTGATCAACGATGTGTCCGGTCGCGGCGTCGGGCTCGACGTCGTGCGCAACAATATTCGTAGTCTCGGCGGCGGCGTCGAGGTGAGCTCGGTCAGCGGTCAGGGTGCGCGTTTCACCATTCGCTTGCCGCTGACGCTGGCGATCGTCGACGGTATGAGCCTGCAAGTCGGTTCGGAGGTTTATATTTTGCCGCTGGCATGGATCGCCGAATCGTTGCGTATTCATCCGCGCCAAGTCACACAGCCGGCCGGCGGACCGGAAATTTTATGTGTGCGTGACGAGTATTTGCCGTTATTGCGACTCGGACGCATGTTCAATGTGCCGCCGCGCACCGACAATTTGGGCGAAGGCATCGTCGTCATCATCGAAGCGGACGGTAAACGCGCCGGATTGTTTGTCGATGAGTTGCTCGGCCAACAGCAAGTGGTATTGAAGAGTCTTGATAAGCACTGCCAGCGCCTCGAAGGCATCTCCGCGGCGACGATCTTGGGCGACGGCACGGTGGCGCTGATCCTCGATGCCGGGAGCTTGGTGCGGCGCGCGCATGGCGCGGTCAATGTCGTGGCCGCGAGCGGCCCGACAGTCGGACGCGTGAGTGGTGCGTCGGCGACGTTACATTGA
- a CDS encoding HAMP domain-containing protein: MSTSNQSGLRLRGRLLLAAGLVFLTFGIGGGFGLYKMMQMASFADNAHERVVQLTPVKGGGEAFAGYQEEYDKIKSAYRDARLVTGGVMVAGLVAMLLVGVYLTRSLTGPLQQLREALTRISEGDMTVSMQLSAGRHDEIAEVAELLNVTVQKLSESLRKFAEAAEIVYHGSQELSSASEQLSASSQEQASSLEETAASMEEMTSTVKHNADNAVQVDKLAAESADAANESVTMANSLQRSMDLINGSSTKIADIIGVIDEIAFQTNLLALNAAVEAARAGEHGRGFAVVAAEVRSLAQRSAQAAKEIKGLINDSVDKVGDGAHLVGITGAKLQGIVGKVKNVAELISEINAASQEQASGIDQVNRAIVQMDGVTQSNAAQVEELTGTSQSLAVQAEHLRQLVGQFKLASSGSGSTTKSSSSNKADAGDGGKTAVPSVDSKVQVLRPRRAAGSGEDWTEF, from the coding sequence ATGAGTACATCGAATCAATCAGGGTTGCGGCTTCGCGGTCGACTCCTGCTGGCAGCGGGACTGGTGTTCCTCACGTTTGGCATCGGCGGCGGCTTCGGGCTCTACAAGATGATGCAAATGGCGAGTTTCGCCGACAATGCGCATGAGCGCGTGGTGCAACTGACGCCGGTTAAGGGCGGCGGCGAAGCGTTTGCCGGCTACCAGGAGGAATACGACAAGATCAAAAGCGCTTACCGCGATGCGCGGCTCGTGACCGGTGGGGTCATGGTTGCCGGCTTGGTGGCGATGCTTCTGGTCGGGGTTTATCTCACGCGTTCGCTCACTGGACCGTTGCAGCAGCTGCGCGAAGCGTTAACCCGGATCAGCGAAGGCGATATGACGGTGTCGATGCAGCTGAGCGCCGGCCGCCACGATGAAATCGCCGAAGTGGCCGAACTGCTCAATGTCACCGTGCAGAAGCTTAGCGAAAGTCTGCGCAAGTTCGCCGAGGCGGCGGAAATCGTTTATCACGGCTCGCAGGAGCTGAGTTCCGCCAGCGAACAGCTGTCGGCATCGTCGCAGGAGCAGGCGAGCTCGCTCGAAGAGACGGCGGCGTCGATGGAAGAGATGACCAGCACCGTCAAGCATAACGCCGACAACGCCGTGCAGGTCGACAAGCTCGCCGCCGAATCGGCCGACGCTGCCAATGAGAGCGTGACCATGGCCAATTCATTGCAGCGGTCCATGGACTTGATCAACGGCAGCAGCACGAAGATCGCCGATATCATCGGCGTCATCGACGAGATCGCTTTCCAGACGAACTTGCTGGCGTTGAACGCGGCCGTCGAAGCGGCGCGCGCCGGTGAGCATGGCCGCGGATTCGCGGTGGTGGCGGCCGAGGTTCGTAGCTTGGCGCAACGCAGCGCGCAAGCGGCGAAAGAGATTAAAGGCTTGATCAATGACAGCGTCGACAAAGTCGGTGACGGCGCGCATCTGGTGGGCATCACCGGCGCCAAATTGCAGGGCATCGTCGGCAAGGTGAAGAACGTCGCTGAGTTGATTTCCGAGATCAATGCGGCCAGTCAGGAGCAGGCGTCGGGTATCGATCAGGTGAACCGCGCGATCGTGCAGATGGATGGCGTCACGCAATCGAATGCGGCGCAGGTCGAAGAGTTGACCGGCACCAGCCAGTCGTTGGCGGTGCAGGCCGAGCATCTGCGGCAACTGGTCGGGCAATTCAAGTTGGCCAGCTCGGGTTCCGGTTCGACCACCAAGTCATCGTCGTCGAACAAGGCCGACGCGGGCGATGGTGGTAAAACGGCGGTACCGAGCGTCGACTCGAAAGTACAGGTGTTGCGCCCACGCCGTGCCGCCGGCAGTGGTGAGGACTGGACCGAATTTTAA
- a CDS encoding chemotaxis protein CheW, which produces MLDKSIKPGAIPTEELVQFLTFRLDGLDYGIPIIQVQEIRGWTKVTSLPNSPRYIRGVLNLRGTIVPIIDLRLRFNLNEAAYDSFTVIVVINVGQRLAGVVVDAVSDVISLSTEQRQTPPEFEGHANRQFVKGLAQIDEKLLVLLDVERLVNPDTLAEAVEAAA; this is translated from the coding sequence ATGCTCGATAAATCGATTAAGCCGGGCGCGATACCTACCGAAGAGCTAGTGCAATTCCTTACGTTCCGGCTCGATGGTCTCGATTACGGCATCCCGATCATTCAGGTGCAAGAGATTCGCGGTTGGACCAAGGTGACGTCGCTGCCCAACTCGCCGCGTTATATCCGCGGCGTGCTCAATCTGCGTGGCACGATCGTGCCGATTATCGATTTGCGGCTGCGCTTCAATTTGAACGAAGCAGCGTATGACTCGTTTACCGTCATCGTCGTGATCAACGTTGGCCAGCGTTTGGCGGGCGTTGTCGTCGATGCGGTCAGCGACGTGATTAGTTTATCGACCGAGCAGCGGCAAACCCCGCCGGAATTCGAGGGTCATGCGAACCGGCAGTTCGTAAAAGGGCTAGCACAGATCGACGAAAAATTATTGGTGTTACTTGATGTGGAGCGGTTAGTAAATCCCGATACGTTGGCCGAGGCCGTCGAGGCGGCAGCTTAA
- a CDS encoding response regulator, producing MPTIMTVDDTASMRQMISFTLNSVGYDVIQASDGAEALELAKTRKVDLVIADVNMPNMDGISLVQSLRALDNYKFTPILMLTTESQQGKRDQGKRAGATGWIVKPFNPEQLVNVVKKVLG from the coding sequence ATGCCCACCATCATGACGGTGGACGACACCGCATCCATGCGACAGATGATTAGCTTCACGCTCAACAGCGTGGGCTACGACGTTATCCAAGCGAGCGACGGTGCCGAGGCGCTGGAGTTGGCGAAGACGCGCAAGGTCGACTTGGTCATTGCCGACGTCAACATGCCGAATATGGACGGCATCTCGCTGGTGCAGTCGCTCCGTGCGCTCGATAACTACAAGTTCACGCCGATTTTGATGCTGACGACCGAATCACAGCAAGGCAAGCGCGATCAAGGCAAGCGCGCCGGCGCGACCGGTTGGATCGTCAAGCCGTTCAATCCGGAACAACTCGTCAACGTCGTCAAAAAAGTGTTGGGGTAG